The Geoglobus acetivorans genome window below encodes:
- a CDS encoding MBL fold metallo-hydrolase codes for MDIIILGSGVYSGTPKPLCSCENCLRARKFPLYRRTRFSIYIPEIKALIDPSPDLHYHLGRINERIEHVFITHAHFDHIGGLPELQIFRHIKFYGHHKTLEAARDLQKRFVGESRWNWEYFPLEFNRWYDFGFMVYHFKVVHEPVEAAGGFILWVKNKKLVITGDTGPEILDDAITVEKIKGADLLVADMTHKHSIPKAHLGVDDAVKLARAVGAKKTVFAHINHTNYTHEELEERVKPHLVARDFTHILI; via the coding sequence ATGGACATCATCATACTGGGCTCTGGGGTGTACAGTGGCACTCCAAAACCTTTATGCAGCTGTGAGAACTGTTTGAGAGCAAGAAAATTTCCCTTATATAGGAGAACGCGCTTTTCAATATATATTCCCGAAATTAAAGCGCTGATAGACCCTTCACCGGATCTGCACTATCATTTAGGGCGTATTAACGAGAGAATCGAGCACGTCTTTATCACACACGCTCACTTCGATCACATAGGTGGTCTACCTGAGCTGCAGATTTTCAGGCACATCAAATTTTACGGACACCATAAGACGCTTGAAGCGGCCAGAGATCTACAAAAACGCTTTGTTGGGGAGAGCAGGTGGAACTGGGAATATTTTCCTTTAGAGTTCAACAGATGGTATGACTTTGGCTTTATGGTTTACCACTTTAAAGTTGTCCACGAGCCTGTGGAAGCGGCGGGAGGCTTTATACTTTGGGTTAAAAACAAAAAGTTAGTGATTACTGGTGATACAGGCCCGGAGATACTTGATGATGCCATCACAGTGGAAAAAATCAAAGGTGCTGACCTGCTTGTTGCGGATATGACGCATAAACACTCAATTCCGAAGGCCCATCTTGGAGTTGACGATGCGGTAAAGCTGGCCCGGGCGGTCGGAGCAAAGAAAACTGTCTTTGCCCACATAAACCACACTAACTACACACACGAAGAGCTTGAAGAAAGAGTAAAGCCCCATCTGGTGGCAAGAGACTTCACGCACATTCTGATTTAG
- a CDS encoding DUF3795 domain-containing protein — MENVIGVCGCACSNCTMYGNGCEGCYAIEGKPSWLHDVGLRVCDFYECCVIEKGLEHCGQCNEIPCDIFWSNKAPTLTEEQHRKIVKERVALLNKMAQNRD; from the coding sequence ATGGAAAACGTTATTGGAGTTTGTGGATGTGCATGCAGCAACTGCACGATGTATGGAAATGGGTGCGAAGGGTGTTATGCCATAGAGGGAAAACCCAGCTGGCTGCACGACGTGGGGCTTAGGGTTTGTGATTTTTATGAGTGCTGTGTGATTGAAAAAGGGCTGGAGCACTGCGGGCAATGTAATGAGATCCCATGCGACATATTCTGGAGCAATAAAGCTCCCACACTGACAGAAGAACAGCACAGGAAAATTGTGAAAGAGAGGGTTGCTTTGCTTAATAAAATGGCACAGAATAGGGACTGA
- a CDS encoding acyl-CoA dehydrogenase family protein, translated as MKFLDLDELSEEDRLLKEEVHRFALEVMRPASIELDRMEPEERIKPGSPYFKVFGEMKRLGYHRITIPAEMGGVDLTPLQRYMIMEELGWGSLGLATAIGVDQIPFACAALFGPPEIYDELVVPWLEDDRGKYHGCWGVTEPEHGSDYLIALREDEDLVRRFGKGNVVAEKDGDEWIISGQKSAWVSSAPVATHCGLHAQLKDGKTLLDGLFCIVPLDVDGVRKGKPADMLGMRDDPQGELFFDSVRIPESHVVVAPGFFYGVFLDQLLCLTSCGMGAFAVGLARAAFEEALSYARERVQGGVPLIRHKNIRLKLYEMFEKIETARYYVRKVTEYTHRRIIDERTADASPRHARAAQIYAKRIAFEVANDALQIFGASGLSREFIVEKLFRDARALQIEDGTVEVLSLEAGEDVVENYEKDYYDVERVSRWYE; from the coding sequence ATGAAGTTTCTCGACCTCGACGAACTCAGCGAGGAGGACAGGCTTCTGAAAGAAGAGGTGCACCGCTTTGCTCTGGAGGTGATGAGGCCAGCGTCCATAGAACTGGACAGAATGGAACCGGAGGAGAGGATCAAACCCGGCTCCCCGTACTTCAAGGTTTTCGGGGAGATGAAGAGGCTCGGTTACCACAGGATAACAATCCCGGCGGAGATGGGCGGTGTGGATCTAACTCCCCTCCAGAGGTACATGATAATGGAAGAGCTCGGGTGGGGGAGCCTGGGACTCGCAACAGCAATAGGCGTTGATCAGATTCCGTTTGCATGTGCTGCACTCTTCGGCCCTCCTGAAATTTACGATGAGCTTGTGGTTCCCTGGCTTGAGGATGACAGGGGGAAATACCACGGATGCTGGGGCGTGACCGAGCCTGAGCACGGCAGTGACTACCTTATCGCTCTGAGAGAGGATGAGGATCTCGTGAGAAGGTTTGGAAAGGGCAATGTTGTCGCTGAAAAGGATGGAGACGAGTGGATAATCTCGGGCCAGAAGTCTGCATGGGTCTCTTCAGCTCCCGTAGCCACTCACTGCGGGTTGCATGCCCAGCTAAAGGATGGAAAAACCCTGCTCGACGGGCTGTTCTGCATCGTGCCCCTCGATGTGGATGGGGTGAGGAAGGGTAAGCCCGCGGACATGCTCGGAATGAGAGACGACCCGCAGGGAGAGCTTTTCTTTGACAGCGTGAGAATTCCTGAAAGCCACGTTGTTGTTGCCCCAGGCTTCTTTTACGGGGTGTTTCTTGACCAGCTTCTCTGCCTGACGAGCTGCGGGATGGGTGCTTTCGCGGTAGGTCTTGCGAGAGCTGCGTTTGAGGAGGCTTTGAGCTACGCGAGGGAGAGGGTGCAGGGGGGTGTGCCGCTCATCAGGCACAAGAACATCAGGCTGAAGCTCTACGAGATGTTCGAGAAGATAGAGACCGCAAGGTACTACGTTCGCAAGGTCACCGAATACACCCACCGCAGGATAATAGACGAGAGGACCGCCGATGCATCTCCAAGACATGCGAGGGCGGCGCAGATATATGCCAAGAGGATTGCATTTGAGGTGGCCAACGATGCATTGCAGATTTTTGGCGCCTCTGGGCTCAGCAGAGAGTTCATTGTCGAGAAGCTGTTCAGAGATGCAAGAGCCCTGCAGATCGAGGACGGGACTGTGGAGGTTCTGAGCCTTGAAGCAGGAGAAGATGTTGTTGAGAACTACGAGAAGGACTACTACGATGTTGAGAGAGTTTCGAGATGGTATGAGTAG
- a CDS encoding acetoacetate decarboxylase family protein, whose amino-acid sequence MLRGIPFDSPLYEVDEERGIEYRNCEAITAFFTIKGDVSEILPEGLKPYSDPPQGGVWISHYSFSTLGEYREFISTIQVEDESGDMGYYIPYIYVTNDAAMAAGREIAGAPKKLARIDLRKSYDVVQGILERPEGTRLVTFTMKPSARATGGLIDLVLPKPTYLYSVRHLPPINGKGGVTQLVKWYADIDFHTDPNGEKVVFAGTASVSYDVPSSIDPVHKIEIDEVLLAIYFQFDMKLGFMDIVRDY is encoded by the coding sequence ATGCTGAGGGGAATTCCGTTTGATTCTCCGCTTTACGAGGTGGATGAGGAGAGGGGGATAGAGTACAGAAACTGTGAAGCAATAACTGCCTTTTTCACAATAAAGGGTGACGTGAGCGAGATCCTGCCCGAAGGCCTGAAGCCCTACAGCGACCCGCCGCAGGGAGGGGTATGGATTTCCCACTACTCGTTCAGCACCCTCGGGGAGTACCGGGAGTTCATAAGCACGATTCAGGTTGAGGATGAGAGTGGTGACATGGGCTATTACATCCCGTACATTTACGTCACCAACGACGCTGCAATGGCTGCTGGCAGGGAGATAGCCGGAGCTCCGAAGAAGCTGGCGAGGATAGATCTGAGGAAGAGCTATGATGTCGTTCAGGGCATCCTCGAGAGACCTGAGGGAACGAGACTCGTCACATTTACGATGAAACCTTCGGCCAGAGCCACAGGAGGGCTTATTGACCTGGTTCTGCCCAAGCCCACGTACCTGTACTCCGTCAGGCACCTCCCGCCGATAAACGGGAAGGGCGGTGTGACCCAGCTTGTGAAGTGGTATGCGGACATAGACTTTCACACCGATCCAAATGGGGAGAAGGTGGTTTTCGCCGGAACTGCGAGTGTGAGCTACGATGTGCCCTCTTCAATTGATCCAGTGCATAAAATCGAGATAGATGAGGTGCTGCTCGCCATATACTTCCAGTTCGACATGAAGCTGGGGTTTATGGACATAGTGAGGGACTACTGA
- a CDS encoding YbhB/YbcL family Raf kinase inhibitor-like protein, which produces MRRVLLLVALLAVLLSGCSTEEKKAEENLIVKTVFNEGSEIPRKYTCDGLNTNPSLHIGGLKSEVKSLAVIVDDPDAPSGVFTHWIAWNIPPVGEIPDEIPREGVVSAPVKMVQGVNDFGRLGYDGPCPPEGQKHRYFFRVYALDTTLDLNPGASREELENAMKGHVIQYGEIVGVYRR; this is translated from the coding sequence ATGAGGCGTGTGCTTCTGCTTGTGGCTCTCCTCGCAGTATTGCTCTCCGGATGCTCGACTGAAGAAAAGAAAGCAGAGGAGAATCTCATCGTTAAAACCGTATTTAACGAGGGGAGTGAAATTCCCAGAAAATACACGTGTGATGGGTTGAACACAAACCCGTCTCTGCACATCGGTGGGCTCAAGAGCGAAGTTAAGAGCCTGGCGGTAATAGTGGACGATCCGGACGCCCCTTCCGGTGTGTTCACCCACTGGATTGCCTGGAACATCCCTCCTGTGGGTGAAATACCCGATGAAATCCCCAGAGAGGGTGTGGTCAGTGCCCCCGTAAAAATGGTTCAGGGCGTCAATGATTTTGGAAGGCTCGGTTATGATGGTCCGTGCCCCCCTGAAGGTCAGAAGCACCGCTATTTCTTCAGAGTTTATGCTCTCGACACCACGCTCGATCTGAATCCCGGGGCGAGCAGGGAGGAGCTGGAAAACGCCATGAAGGGTCACGTGATTCAGTACGGGGAAATCGTCGGGGTTTACAGGAGATGA
- a CDS encoding aldehyde ferredoxin oxidoreductase C-terminal domain-containing protein encodes MNLARVDLSSRDVRISRISERDERELIGGKGIATKLLLGIPPKIDPLSPENAIIFAVGPVNSFRLSGASRMTAVFKSPLTGGYGESQCGGFAPHEMALTGIHLLMLEGRSERPVYLVVENGGIEIKSAEHLWGLDAFETEEALRRDEGGEVIAIGQAGENLVRFACITHRRGRQFGRAGGGAVLGSKRVKAIVFKGDGKSRVDTEFEEFLDMQVISKLSALQEYGTPNIMWLVNRSKSLPSYYWEESEFDIEGIDAEAMLRYFVRRNACFGCRVACGRISRTEQAEVEGPEYETLYSFGSLLGNSDLKSIIEANELADRLGMDTISLGNAIGFAIELSRLGKINENLDFGESQKYVELVRKVAFREGIGDMLAEGVAGMEKLTGVEGVHVNGLEPPAYDPRGIFGVALAYATSPRGACHMRSCAYRPNLAGQLNRLSPEGQARLVKELEDFYAVVDSLVYCRFLTLPQIGMGWEDVARLLEIATGRRYEVEQLKRIGHRIHSLAWEFNRREGIEYGKMPSRFFEYGLSREDFERMLGEYRKLRE; translated from the coding sequence ATGAACCTTGCCCGTGTGGATCTGAGCAGCAGGGATGTCAGGATTTCGAGAATTTCGGAGAGGGACGAGAGGGAGCTCATAGGTGGAAAAGGCATAGCCACGAAGCTTCTGCTCGGCATACCGCCAAAAATCGACCCCCTGTCACCTGAGAACGCAATTATATTTGCCGTAGGGCCAGTAAACTCCTTCAGACTGTCCGGAGCCTCAAGAATGACTGCTGTTTTCAAATCCCCCTTAACGGGCGGTTATGGCGAGAGCCAGTGCGGTGGTTTTGCACCCCATGAAATGGCACTGACGGGAATTCACCTTCTCATGCTTGAGGGCAGGAGTGAGAGACCGGTTTACCTGGTTGTTGAGAATGGGGGTATCGAGATAAAGTCCGCAGAACACCTCTGGGGGCTTGATGCGTTCGAGACTGAAGAGGCGCTCAGGAGAGATGAAGGCGGAGAGGTAATCGCCATCGGGCAGGCTGGCGAGAATCTGGTAAGATTCGCCTGCATAACTCACAGGAGGGGCAGACAGTTTGGGAGAGCTGGAGGAGGTGCGGTTCTCGGCTCGAAAAGAGTGAAGGCCATCGTCTTTAAAGGAGACGGAAAGAGCAGGGTTGACACGGAGTTTGAGGAGTTTCTTGACATGCAGGTGATTTCAAAGCTATCCGCTCTGCAGGAGTACGGGACGCCGAACATCATGTGGCTGGTGAACAGATCAAAGAGCCTGCCTTCGTATTACTGGGAGGAGTCCGAGTTCGACATTGAGGGCATTGACGCTGAGGCGATGCTCAGGTACTTTGTCAGGAGAAACGCCTGCTTTGGCTGCAGGGTTGCCTGCGGAAGGATAAGCAGGACTGAACAGGCTGAGGTTGAGGGGCCCGAGTACGAGACGCTCTACTCCTTCGGCTCCTTGCTCGGCAACTCTGATCTGAAATCCATAATTGAAGCTAACGAGCTCGCCGACAGGCTGGGAATGGACACAATATCTCTGGGAAACGCTATCGGCTTTGCGATTGAGCTGAGCAGGCTTGGAAAGATTAACGAGAATCTGGACTTTGGTGAAAGCCAGAAATACGTCGAACTCGTCAGAAAGGTCGCTTTCAGGGAGGGCATTGGAGACATGCTGGCAGAAGGTGTTGCGGGAATGGAAAAGCTAACGGGAGTTGAGGGTGTGCACGTGAACGGACTTGAGCCTCCTGCCTACGATCCCCGAGGAATTTTCGGCGTGGCTTTGGCATATGCAACCTCCCCAAGAGGAGCCTGCCACATGAGGAGCTGCGCCTACAGGCCAAACCTTGCCGGGCAGCTAAACAGGCTCTCCCCGGAAGGGCAGGCGAGGCTGGTTAAGGAGCTTGAGGATTTCTACGCTGTTGTTGACAGCCTGGTTTACTGCCGCTTCCTCACACTGCCGCAAATAGGGATGGGCTGGGAGGATGTGGCAAGGCTGCTGGAGATTGCGACGGGCAGGAGATATGAGGTGGAGCAGCTGAAAAGGATAGGCCACAGGATACACAGCTTAGCATGGGAGTTCAACAGGAGGGAGGGGATCGAGTATGGAAAGATGCCTTCCAGGTTCTTTGAGTACGGGCTGAGTAGAGAGGACTTCGAGAGGATGCTTGGAGAATACAGAAAACTCAGGGAGTGA
- a CDS encoding HepT-like ribonuclease domain-containing protein: MNEKRVARYLDKLGHMKERIGDVIAWIDEAEEDKKSRLAVYKAFQEAVEAACDLISMSLKDSGYPPKDDYSNFEKWGELADRRISDCLKVANGLRNRLDHHYNGLDDKLALDSMRDIIPCLEEFIQVMGSWLEKKLQTK, encoded by the coding sequence GTGAACGAAAAGAGGGTAGCAAGATATCTTGACAAATTGGGGCACATGAAAGAAAGGATTGGAGATGTTATTGCGTGGATCGATGAGGCAGAAGAAGATAAGAAATCAAGACTTGCAGTTTACAAAGCCTTTCAGGAGGCCGTTGAGGCTGCTTGTGATCTCATATCCATGTCTTTGAAGGATTCCGGGTATCCGCCAAAAGACGATTACTCTAACTTCGAAAAATGGGGAGAACTGGCTGACAGGAGAATATCCGACTGCCTGAAGGTGGCAAATGGTTTGAGGAACAGGCTCGATCACCATTACAACGGGCTCGATGATAAACTCGCTCTCGATTCGATGAGGGACATCATACCTTGTCTTGAGGAGTTTATTCAGGTGATGGGGTCATGGCTGGAAAAGAAGTTGCAGACCAAGTAG
- a CDS encoding nucleotidyltransferase domain-containing protein, which produces MAGKEVADQVARDFEFLKDRVLAVLIFGSAVSEAEAGDVDVCIVAPSGFDLREVFMRVDVAGKNYDVWLFEELPLYMKMEVILNHVVVYCRDILELYEYFYFFRKLWKDQERRNRLTKEELGEMLRAFAGRQRRSA; this is translated from the coding sequence ATGGCTGGAAAAGAAGTTGCAGACCAAGTAGCAAGGGATTTTGAATTTCTCAAAGATAGAGTGCTCGCGGTTCTGATTTTCGGTTCGGCGGTAAGTGAAGCAGAAGCGGGAGATGTGGATGTGTGCATAGTCGCCCCCAGTGGTTTTGACCTCAGGGAGGTTTTCATGAGGGTAGACGTCGCCGGAAAGAATTACGATGTGTGGCTTTTCGAGGAGCTGCCGCTCTACATGAAGATGGAGGTTATCCTAAACCACGTGGTTGTGTACTGCAGGGACATTTTAGAGCTTTACGAGTACTTTTACTTTTTCAGAAAGCTGTGGAAGGATCAGGAGAGGAGAAACCGGTTGACAAAAGAGGAACTTGGAGAAATGCTTAGAGCATTCGCAGGAAGACAGAGAAGATCAGCGTAA
- a CDS encoding type II glyceraldehyde-3-phosphate dehydrogenase, producing MKVKVAINGYGTIGKRVADAVSLQGDMEVVGVTKTRPDFEARMGAEKYSLYAAIPDRVEAFENAGIKVEGTIEDLLEKADIVVDCSPGKVGAENKPLYEKAGVKAIFQGGEKAHIAEASFSALANYDDAVGKNFVRVVSCNTTGLARVLSILKDMYSLKKVRATMIRRVVDPKEDKKGLVNGIMPDPVKLPSHHAEDVKTVLPDVNIVTTAFKVPTTLMHLHSIAVEIDGDVNPDDVIARFEEEPRIMLFSKEEGFTSTAKIIEFAREYRLRYDLFENAVWRESINFHDGELYITQAIHQEAIVVPENIDAIRAMFELADKWESIKKTNRTLGIV from the coding sequence ATGAAGGTTAAGGTTGCGATAAACGGTTACGGGACAATTGGAAAAAGGGTTGCAGATGCTGTGAGCCTTCAGGGAGATATGGAAGTCGTCGGAGTTACCAAAACCAGGCCAGATTTTGAGGCAAGGATGGGGGCAGAAAAGTACTCGCTCTACGCGGCAATCCCGGACAGGGTTGAGGCTTTCGAAAACGCCGGAATAAAGGTCGAGGGCACAATTGAGGATCTGCTTGAGAAGGCCGACATCGTTGTTGACTGCTCCCCCGGAAAGGTCGGGGCTGAGAACAAGCCACTGTATGAAAAAGCGGGAGTCAAGGCAATATTCCAGGGCGGGGAGAAGGCCCATATTGCTGAGGCTTCGTTCAGCGCCCTTGCGAATTACGACGATGCTGTGGGCAAGAACTTTGTAAGGGTTGTGAGCTGCAACACAACAGGCCTTGCAAGAGTTCTGTCGATTCTGAAGGACATGTACAGCCTGAAGAAGGTGAGGGCGACGATGATAAGAAGAGTTGTGGATCCCAAAGAAGACAAGAAGGGACTCGTGAATGGAATAATGCCTGATCCTGTAAAGCTTCCATCCCATCATGCCGAGGACGTTAAGACTGTGCTTCCAGACGTGAACATTGTGACCACGGCTTTCAAGGTTCCCACGACGCTCATGCACCTGCACAGCATAGCTGTCGAGATAGATGGCGATGTGAATCCGGATGACGTCATAGCGAGGTTCGAGGAGGAGCCAAGGATAATGCTGTTCTCCAAGGAGGAGGGATTCACCTCTACTGCCAAAATAATAGAATTTGCGAGAGAGTACAGGCTGAGATATGATCTTTTCGAGAACGCTGTTTGGAGAGAGAGCATCAACTTCCACGATGGCGAGCTTTACATAACCCAGGCAATCCATCAGGAGGCGATAGTTGTGCCAGAAAACATCGACGCAATAAGAGCGATGTTTGAGCTTGCCGACAAGTGGGAGAGCATAAAGAAAACAAACAGGACGCTTGGGATTGTCTGA
- a CDS encoding CooT family nickel-binding protein — protein MCESKVILKKGEKEEVVMEDVVRIEVENGKIKMWGLLGEYGEVEGRIVLMDFRGHKIVVEGGE, from the coding sequence ATGTGCGAGTCAAAGGTCATTCTTAAGAAGGGAGAAAAAGAGGAAGTCGTGATGGAAGACGTTGTCAGGATAGAGGTCGAAAACGGAAAAATTAAAATGTGGGGTCTTCTTGGCGAATATGGCGAGGTTGAGGGTAGAATAGTGTTGATGGACTTCAGAGGTCATAAAATCGTTGTGGAGGGTGGAGAATGA
- a CDS encoding radical SAM protein — MKIQLEVTTSCNLNCEYCFRKRDLARNVPLSVAEKVGDADEVVIYGYGEPLLNPHLKEILRMMNGKILISTNGMVDTGFEEVAEMADRLAISIDFDARHRRGLVFESIERKLKKVGEKAVTQIVVTRDNIEVLKELVEISARYGASVQLTNVVAGNREIYSKALYFEGSRFCVEEVEKLDRDFIIRAIKDWSRGRGMYKEEYQKILKKIYDRGYSINMLYILESRDRIALARKAEKTVMECEEIAKDYGVKLEKAEFFGDSQKRECPYKDVVFVRADGKVSSCMSFAYSHREFVNNHWKDIREFVVSDLNKEEIDDALQKISEFERLRKGMSDSFPWCADCPYVAGCWYAKNNIDCYANNISCSECLYSSKIARCVL, encoded by the coding sequence ATGAAAATTCAGCTTGAGGTAACCACATCCTGCAACTTAAACTGCGAATACTGCTTCAGAAAAAGAGATCTTGCAAGAAACGTGCCCCTTTCTGTCGCTGAAAAGGTTGGCGACGCTGATGAGGTCGTTATTTATGGATATGGCGAACCCCTTCTCAATCCACACCTCAAGGAGATACTCAGAATGATGAATGGAAAAATCCTGATCAGCACAAACGGAATGGTTGACACCGGATTTGAGGAAGTTGCCGAGATGGCTGACAGACTTGCAATATCGATAGACTTTGACGCAAGGCACAGAAGGGGGCTCGTGTTCGAGAGCATCGAAAGGAAGCTGAAAAAGGTCGGAGAAAAGGCAGTAACCCAGATCGTGGTGACAAGGGACAACATAGAGGTTTTGAAAGAACTCGTTGAGATTTCTGCACGTTACGGAGCATCAGTCCAGCTGACGAATGTCGTTGCAGGCAACAGGGAGATATACAGCAAGGCCCTCTACTTTGAGGGTAGCAGATTCTGTGTGGAGGAGGTCGAAAAACTCGACAGAGATTTCATCATCAGAGCAATAAAGGACTGGAGCAGAGGCAGGGGCATGTACAAGGAAGAATATCAGAAAATCCTTAAAAAAATCTACGACAGGGGGTATTCAATAAACATGCTCTACATTCTCGAAAGCAGAGACCGAATTGCCCTTGCCAGAAAAGCAGAAAAGACGGTCATGGAGTGTGAAGAAATTGCAAAAGATTATGGCGTAAAGCTGGAGAAAGCAGAGTTTTTCGGGGATTCACAAAAAAGAGAGTGTCCGTACAAAGACGTAGTTTTTGTCAGGGCAGATGGAAAGGTGTCCTCATGCATGAGCTTTGCATACAGCCACAGGGAATTCGTCAACAATCACTGGAAGGACATCAGAGAATTTGTCGTGTCTGATCTGAATAAAGAGGAAATCGATGATGCACTCCAGAAAATATCTGAATTCGAAAGGCTGAGGAAGGGTATGAGCGACAGTTTCCCGTGGTGTGCTGACTGCCCCTATGTTGCGGGATGTTGGTATGCCAAGAATAACATAGACTGCTACGCAAATAACATCTCATGCTCCGAGTGCCTCTACAGTTCGAAGATTGCGAGGTGTGTGCTATAG
- a CDS encoding aldehyde ferredoxin oxidoreductase C-terminal domain-containing protein: MANGFMGSILRVDLSSGSLDVIDVDEEVAKKYLGGKGYSVYLLYQYLKEYEKEGLSARDIDPFGEENVLIFSTGPATGVPGFPESGRYHVMALRSPLTGSVASANSGGKWGPYLKFAGFDMIVIEGAASEPVYLEIIDGVAELRNAGDLWGKNVFDTTATLERRYEEKISVACIGPAGENLVNYAAIMNDNHRAAGRTGVGAVMGSKMLKAIVVGGSFRPEIAKPDEFKEASRKALEKIKQNPVTGEGLPKYGTAVLVNIINESGALPYRNWQDAYHEKANDISGETLAEKYLDRNHACWGCAIGCARATSVKTGPFQIIDSEGPEYESIWSLGNDTGVIDLEAVIKANHLCDELGLDTISMGSAIACAMELYEKGKLTPEDTQGIEYTFGNPVALVDGVWKTAYRIGIGKYLALGSKRMEEMFGMDVSMSVKGLEMPAYDPRGIKGIGLNYATANRGGCHVTGYTVSPEILGLPEKIDPLTYEGKAQWVKVFQDFTSTVNSTVNCLFTTFALGADDYASLLSGVTGWDITPDDVLTIGERIYNLERVIMNKFGFDGKDDTLPRRLFEESVQNGPTKGQVVSREEFEKMKEEYYRLRGWVNGRPTEEKLKALGIS; encoded by the coding sequence ATGGCAAACGGTTTTATGGGAAGTATTTTGAGAGTTGACCTGAGCAGTGGATCCTTAGACGTTATTGACGTCGATGAGGAGGTCGCAAAGAAATATCTGGGAGGGAAGGGCTATTCTGTGTACCTCCTGTACCAGTACCTGAAGGAATATGAGAAAGAGGGGCTGTCTGCAAGAGATATTGACCCGTTTGGAGAGGAGAACGTTCTGATTTTCAGTACAGGCCCGGCAACTGGAGTGCCCGGATTCCCCGAATCCGGAAGATACCACGTAATGGCGCTGAGGAGTCCCCTGACCGGCTCTGTTGCTTCTGCAAACAGCGGAGGAAAGTGGGGGCCATATCTCAAATTCGCCGGATTTGACATGATCGTGATTGAAGGAGCCGCAAGTGAGCCCGTATACCTTGAAATAATCGACGGTGTTGCTGAGCTGAGAAATGCAGGGGACCTGTGGGGCAAGAACGTTTTTGACACAACTGCCACTCTCGAGAGGAGATACGAGGAAAAAATCAGCGTGGCATGTATTGGGCCAGCAGGAGAGAATCTGGTGAACTACGCAGCAATAATGAATGACAACCACAGGGCAGCAGGGAGAACAGGCGTGGGGGCAGTAATGGGAAGCAAGATGCTGAAAGCAATAGTTGTAGGAGGTAGCTTCAGGCCAGAGATAGCAAAACCAGACGAGTTCAAGGAAGCGTCAAGAAAGGCACTTGAAAAGATCAAGCAGAACCCGGTTACCGGAGAGGGTCTGCCCAAATACGGTACAGCCGTACTTGTTAACATAATCAATGAGAGTGGAGCTCTGCCATACAGAAACTGGCAGGATGCTTATCACGAGAAGGCGAACGACATAAGCGGTGAGACCCTCGCCGAGAAATATCTCGACAGGAACCACGCATGCTGGGGCTGTGCTATCGGATGTGCGAGAGCCACATCCGTGAAAACGGGCCCATTCCAGATTATAGACTCCGAGGGGCCAGAATATGAATCCATCTGGAGCCTCGGAAATGATACAGGCGTTATTGACCTCGAAGCGGTTATAAAGGCCAACCACCTCTGCGACGAACTCGGGCTTGACACAATCTCGATGGGCTCTGCAATAGCCTGCGCGATGGAGCTTTATGAGAAGGGCAAGCTCACCCCCGAAGACACGCAGGGCATAGAATATACTTTCGGCAACCCTGTCGCTCTGGTTGATGGTGTCTGGAAGACAGCTTACAGAATTGGAATTGGCAAGTACCTCGCACTCGGCTCAAAGAGAATGGAAGAGATGTTCGGCATGGATGTGTCCATGAGCGTCAAAGGTCTTGAGATGCCGGCATACGATCCCAGAGGCATCAAGGGAATTGGACTGAACTACGCCACAGCCAACAGAGGAGGATGCCACGTCACAGGCTACACAGTGAGTCCAGAGATCCTGGGGCTGCCTGAGAAAATCGACCCGCTTACATACGAAGGGAAGGCCCAGTGGGTGAAGGTGTTCCAGGACTTCACCTCAACGGTCAACTCGACGGTCAACTGCCTGTTCACAACCTTTGCCCTCGGCGCAGATGACTACGCGAGCCTTCTTTCGGGAGTTACCGGATGGGACATAACTCCAGATGATGTGCTGACAATCGGAGAGAGAATCTACAACCTCGAGAGAGTGATAATGAACAAATTCGGATTCGATGGAAAGGACGATACGCTGCCGAGAAGACTCTTCGAAGAGTCTGTCCAGAACGGACCAACCAAGGGACAGGTCGTGAGCAGGGAAGAGTTCGAAAAGATGAAAGAAGAATACTACAGACTGAGAGGGTGGGTCAACGGCAGACCGACGGAGGAGAAACTGAAAGCTCTCGGAATATCTTAG